The Citrus sinensis cultivar Valencia sweet orange chromosome 4, DVS_A1.0, whole genome shotgun sequence DNA segment GTAAAAGTgtgaaaacataaaaatacagAGTAATAATTAAGACACAACATAAATTTACATCACCTGGCAAAAGCTAAAGGTTAATTTGCATCACTCAATTATCTCTTTGCATGTTGGATACAATTCTTTGTCCGAGAAGAATGTTCTTGATTGATTGTAATTGGTGGACAACATTTGTCATGTCCATTCGATCTTCTGGTGACTCCATTGAACAAGCAACTCCGATTCTTGCCATAGCAACGAGGCATTCTATTTTGCTGTTGATTCTTGCTTGCCTTTGCCTCTGGTTACCATGAACAGCCaaatcttcatcatcacttaGCAGAGTTGAATCTACGATGTCCACTACATGATCAGGCAAGGCCGTCTTTGCAAAGTTATGTAGATTCATATCACCCTCAAACATGATATCTGTTGGTTTTTTTCTTGTTACCAATTCTAACAGTAATATTCCATAACTGTAAACATCTCCATTTATTGACACCTCACTTCCTAGGCCATACTCTGccattcaaattaaaaagttagtacataatttttcaaaagaaattgaagagtaTTTGCAAATGAAAAAATGTTGCAAAGTTTGTTTGAAACGTTACAGTGAAATCTTCATAAAGAGAGCATTTTTTGTATCTTTTTGGAGATCATgctgtaataaaaataagagataaTACCTGGGGCAATATAGCCAATAGATCCTTTGGCAAAGATGGAGCTTGTTTGCGCATGAGAGAGTGGAAGGAATGTTGCCAAGCCGAAATCACCTACATGTGCAATCATTTCCTCATCAAGAAGAACATTGCTGGGTTTTAGGTCACAATGTACTATTGGAGGTTGACAATCATGGTGCAAATAACTCAGTGCACATGCTACATCGATGCCGATGTCTAGTCTCTGAAGCAAATTTAAACTCCTTGGTGCCTCTTCTGTTTCATCTTCTCTAGTGATAGGATGCAACCACTCCTCTAGGCTTCTATTATGCATGAACTCAAAGACAAGGGCCTTGAAATCATTACCTTGATAATCCACTCCTGAACATGCAGTGAGAATCTTTACAAGATTTCGATGCCTGATGTTCTTCAGCGTATTGCACTCAGCTATGAAACTCTTGAAAGCTCCATGATGAAGAAGATTAAAAACCTTCACTGCAACAATTGTTTTACCCTCATCAAGAATTCCTTTATAAACAGACCCAAAGCTACCCGCACCAATCAGATTTGCTGAGGTAAACCCATCCGTAGCATTGTACAGATTTTGGTATGATATGTTTGGGAATGAATTTATTGGACTACTTGGATTTtgattctcttttcttttccttacCAAACAAATAATCAGAAAAGATAGAGCTAAAGAAAGTCCTATAAGCCCAGAAATAATAGCCAGTGCTAATTTCAATGCAAGGGTCAATCTCTTATGTTTAGATTTCTTTGGACTGCATGTTGGAAGCCGAAATTCATGTGTACCACCACATAGCTTGAGGTTTCCTAAAACCGAAGTAATACTTGCATTCCTAAAGACTCCTTCTGTTGGCACCATACCCTCAAAGTCATTGTTAGATAGATTTAAATATTCCAACAATTGAAATCCCACCAAAAATTCCGGAATTTTACCCGAAAGGTTGTTTTGAGACAAATCCAAGACACTAAGACCTCTTAAAGAACTCAAAGACGACGGAATAGGACCCTGCAAAAAGTTCCCTTGCATCTGTAATAGTTCCAATTTTATGCAACTACCGAGGGTTCTTGGAATCTCACCTCTTAACTTGTTTTCAAAAACATTTAACATTTCTAGATTTTTTAGATTTCCAACTTCATTGGGAATGGGTCCAGTTAGTTGGTTTCTAGACAACTCTAGAACAATCAACAACGATGAGAGACCAAGGAGTTGAGGTGGTATGGTACCAGTAAGATTGTTATTAGAAAGATCAATTATTGTCAAGGTTTCGCTCTGGCCTAGGCTTGAAGGTATGCTGCCCTGAAGAAAATTGTAACTTAGCTGTAGATTGAATAGCTTCAAATTTCCAATAGAAGGTGGAATATTTCCTAGGAATCTATTTTCCTGTAGGCGCAACTCCCTTAAATTTTGGAGCTCTCCGATGGCAGGGGGGATGGTACCTGATAATCGGTTGTTCCACATCTCTAGCCTCAGCAATTTGACAAACTTTCCAAAAGCTGCTGGGATGtttccaaatattttattgctaTCAAGGAGCAACACTTCAAGAGTTGTTGAGAAGTTGCTAATGCATGCTGGTAGTAACCCTCCAAAATTGTTGATATTTATATGAAACCATTTTAACCTTGTTGCATTAGTCAAAGAGCAGAGGAAGTTTAAATCGCGGTGTTCTCCACTCCCAAGACTGTTTCTTGTAATTACGAAATGAGAAAGCCTTTGTAGCTTTTCCAAATAAGGCACTTCTCCCGTTAGTTTATTACTATTGACTTGAAATACTTCCAAGTTTGAGGCATTGGATATAGCAGGTGGAATAGCTCCAGTAAGTTGGTTTCTACCAACGCTAAAAAATTGGAGATTTTGGAGAGTAAAACCAATGTCCAGGGGAATAACCCCTTGAATTTGGTTTATTCCTGCGTCAAAAACTGTGATGGAAGAGATATTGAAGATTGAGGAAGGAATAGTACCGGACAACCTGTTTTGAGCCATTGTCAGGTTTACAAGATTCTTCAACCAGCCAAAAGTATCAGGGATACTCCCATCCAAATTATTGCGCGACAAAAACAGAAAACTAATGGATGATAAGTTTCCGAACGAAGGAGGTATACTTCCTGTCAGATTGTTATAACTTACGGAGAAATATTCAATCTTTGACAAGGAGCCAAGTTCTGAAGGAATTTTTCCCACCAACTCATTAGAGGATAGTCTGACCCGGATAAGGTTTGAGCAGCTGGATATATTGGCAGGAATTTCTCCACCAATTGAGTTGTTGTGAAGAGCCAGTACTTGCAATCTTCGCAAACGATCAAATTCTGAAGGGATTTCATGGTGGAAGCTATTATTGTGGAGATCTAGAACTTTAAGAAAGCTCAAATTTCCAACGTGAGCTGATATATATCCTGCAAGTTTAAGGGACTTCAAGTCCAAGATTGTGACTCTCTGGTGCTGCCTACGACTACATGTAACACCATGCCATTGGCAGAAGTGAATGGATTCATTCCATGAGCCGAAGACACCAAGAGGGTCATGAGTGATCTTGGACTTGAACTCAAGCAAGGCTAGCCGGTCTGTCTCATTCCCGGCAACTGTAGAAGCCGTCACCCCAAGGAATTCAGGAACGAGGTGCAGACTAAAGTAGAATACTAGGACAGCATACAGAGCAAAAAAAGAGCAGGACACTTTTATGCCCATGTTGAATTAACGGCAAATTTCTCTCTTTCAGTATAGCTAGTTTTTGGTGAAGTATGGGTTTCTTGATGTTGGAGGTTCAAGaatagatattttaatattatcacaTACCGTTCGTTCTCGTAGGcttcaacttcaattttttcattaattcttGGTGGAAATTGGATAATGACGGGAGGGATTTTATTCAAACTTGGATCGTATGAAATTTCTACGAATTTGATGCCTACAACTTGAAGAATGATTCAGCATATTTAACCTAAAAAACTATTTAACATTAAATAtctgattatattttttctttttacaatcTAAAAGCGCAAACAATGAAACTTTATACtcaaaaattgacttttatgATAAAATGTTCACGATAATGCCACTTGCTATAAGTTTAATATAATTCTTAtaagggatattatcattttcccaccaaaggtattttgacacattatGTTAGTACCACGGTTTGGTAAAACCATCAATTTACCACCAAACATTTaaactattaatattttttcacaatttcgttaaaactcagttaatatgtaacggaaaattcataaaaggttaATTTTACCCCTGGAGCGTAAAAGACCATGTAATTAACCTTGAGCTTATAAAATTGAGCTTTTGCTTTATCTCATCAACAAGTTGAGTTTTATGTGatttaagattaaaatattaatcaaactacaaaattatgtcatttaagaaattatatttaagtatttacttaattaaagtTTTAGTTAACCAATAAGTGACTTAGATTTAAGACTCTAGTTGATCTCTCATTTGAGAATGTTAATTCACTTACTTAGCATTATGTGGTGttttctttaaagattttgaattgtttgatgGTTGTGAgagtaaaatttgaaataataaaaactaatttaattatcgTGTTAATGTAATAGTctgagttttaaaaaaaatttaaaataaatatttttttccgtGTGAAAAGACTCAAAAAAAGGTTTATTcaactaaatattatttggtccctatcattttaaaagtttaatatcTTACCTCAAAATTAACATACTTTTTATTAAGCATTAACCcgtcaaaaaattaaatcctatgGCATTTCGCTCCAAAATTTCCAATTCTTAATTTGCTCTAACTAGAGGACccaatccattttttttttaattttttcctaaAGATTATTTGGATGTGAATAAAAAACTCATCCACTAAATTCGTGTGATAATTATATGGTCTTTTATGCTCCAGGGGTAAAATTgaccttttatgaattttccgttacatattaactgagttttaacggaatggtgggaaaatgcAAACAGTTTAAACGTTTGGTGGTAAATTGATGGTTTTACCAAATCGTGGTATTGACATGATGTGTCAGAATACCTTTGgtggaaaaatgataatatccattcttataaattattttgatagacttatttcttaaaaagatTCTGAGAGTACCTAGAGCGTGTAATTTATAAAGATTAATATTGTGATTATATTTGATGGAAACACGAGAAACGAAATTTGTGACTTTACTCCATCAGATTATAGCAATTTATAACGATTATTGTTGTGAAACTggtgttttctttctttcttttttttttttttaatttgagatGGTTAAAACCTTTTATCTCTTAATAGCCGTATATGGAGgatttgatttatgaaaatttaaaattcaagaattaataTACACTGTTTATGGAATGAAATAGGGTGACCAAGATAAAAGTATTTGCTCATATATTATCGTGCCCTCCTCAAAGTAAAAGTGAGCAAATGGTTGAGCAGATCATCTCGACCAGGATGTTATTTGTCACCTCGAGCAGATCATCTCGACTAGGATGTTGTTTGGTGACCTCGAGCAGGATGTTATTTGTCACCTCGAGCAGGATGTTATTTGTCACCTCGAGCAGATCATCTCGACCAGgatgttattggtcacctcggccagaataatatgtggtgacctcgagcacatcacctcgaccaaGATATTATTGGCCACctcgaccagaataatatgtgATGATCTCGAGTACATCATCTCAACCATGATGTTATGGGTCACCTCGACCAtaataatatgtggtgacctcgagcacatcacctcgaccaggatgttattggtcacctcgaccaggaagTTACCAGGAAGCACGATTCAGTCAAAACATTTTCTCCGAAATATTAGGGACCATATTCTTAGTGGGTTGAAAATTAGTAGTTTTCTTGAGAATTCTAGGGGAGAGGATAAAAACCGCTATAGTTTCCTATAAAAACCCtaggaaaggaaaagaaaagggggGGCTTtgagctctctctctctctctctgggcAACTGAACCCATTGgacctttttctctctctaccactggaaaatttctctttcgcttatgatttctttaagattaattattctcaattattttcctttaaatttacttaaaagtttttttgtttaaagcaaTCATAATTAAGTCACATGAATTGTAGTATAGGTTTTTCCAAGTAAGACCCAAATtgctgacttgagcgtcggagggttctCGCCGGAAAAACTTCTGGCGCCTCCTAGCTGTTGGTTGTGCTCACAAGCTCACAGGTTTTCTGCTCATGGAttgtctgctcatgggttgtctgctcatggatcATCTGCTCATGGATCATCTGCTCATGGATCATCTACTCATGGATTGTATGCTCATGGATCGTCTGCTCATGAGTTGTCTGCTCATAGAAAATCTGCTCATGATGCTAACTAATCAGCGGCTTcccaccaaacaaatttaatgctgATGCAGGGATCTGAGATTTAACCAACTCATCCGGACTTCGGCATCAACATACACTAACTCACTAATTACACATAAGGACTTAATTACCaattatccttcaaccagaactTTAATTGCATgtatttttgggaaaaaaagtacaccaaaaaaaaaaatttatttatctacaAATTTACAGAAGTTCGGGTGCTTTtagaatgaatttaaaataataatgatttgatAATAATGTATTTAATGAGTTTTCTTTACATtgcatgaattttatttaataccaATAAACATCactaaattacataaaaagatgtcattaaattatttatggaaCATTGAAACTGATAAAATGTTAGA contains these protein-coding regions:
- the LOC102627772 gene encoding probable LRR receptor-like serine/threonine-protein kinase At3g47570; its protein translation is MGIKVSCSFFALYAVLVFYFSLHLVPEFLGVTASTVAGNETDRLALLEFKSKITHDPLGVFGSWNESIHFCQWHGVTCSRRQHQRVTILDLKSLKLAGYISAHVGNLSFLKVLDLHNNSFHHEIPSEFDRLRRLQVLALHNNSIGGEIPANISSCSNLIRVRLSSNELVGKIPSELGSLSKIEYFSVSYNNLTGSIPPSFGNLSSISFLFLSRNNLDGSIPDTFGWLKNLVNLTMAQNRLSGTIPSSIFNISSITVFDAGINQIQGVIPLDIGFTLQNLQFFSVGRNQLTGAIPPAISNASNLEVFQVNSNKLTGEVPYLEKLQRLSHFVITRNSLGSGEHRDLNFLCSLTNATRLKWFHININNFGGLLPACISNFSTTLEVLLLDSNKIFGNIPAAFGKFVKLLRLEMWNNRLSGTIPPAIGELQNLRELRLQENRFLGNIPPSIGNLKLFNLQLSYNFLQGSIPSSLGQSETLTIIDLSNNNLTGTIPPQLLGLSSLLIVLELSRNQLTGPIPNEVGNLKNLEMLNVFENKLRGEIPRTLGSCIKLELLQMQGNFLQGPIPSSLSSLRGLSVLDLSQNNLSGKIPEFLVGFQLLEYLNLSNNDFEGMVPTEGVFRNASITSVLGNLKLCGGTHEFRLPTCSPKKSKHKRLTLALKLALAIISGLIGLSLALSFLIICLVRKRKENQNPSSPINSFPNISYQNLYNATDGFTSANLIGAGSFGSVYKGILDEGKTIVAVKVFNLLHHGAFKSFIAECNTLKNIRHRNLVKILTACSGVDYQGNDFKALVFEFMHNRSLEEWLHPITREDETEEAPRSLNLLQRLDIGIDVACALSYLHHDCQPPIVHCDLKPSNVLLDEEMIAHVGDFGLATFLPLSHAQTSSIFAKGSIGYIAPEYGLGSEVSINGDVYSYGILLLELVTRKKPTDIMFEGDMNLHNFAKTALPDHVVDIVDSTLLSDDEDLAVHGNQRQRQARINSKIECLVAMARIGVACSMESPEDRMDMTNVVHQLQSIKNILLGQRIVSNMQRDN